A genomic segment from Osmerus mordax isolate fOsmMor3 unplaced genomic scaffold, fOsmMor3.pri Scaffold_122, whole genome shotgun sequence encodes:
- the ifng1 gene encoding interferon gamma 1 → DSEKAVLMGLALEVYEKILGQMAGQEGEQQGEGGQEGDQTRAQILKRIKEIQKHYFPRHLEVGKVVKKLWNIKTDDVQVQSNSLWELKRVYEEASRLGNHFKRLQMRRRRQAHRG, encoded by the exons gaTTCTGAAAAGGCGGTCCTTATGGGCCTGGCCCTGGAGGTGTATGAGAAGATTCTGGGGCAGATggcggggcaggagggggagcagcagggggagggggggcaggaaggaGACCAGACCCGGGCTCAGATCCTGAAGAGAATCAAAGAAATCCAGAAGCACTACTTCCCTCGCCACCTGGAGGTTGGGAAGGTTGTGAAAAAGCTCTGGAACATTAAG aCTGATGATGTGCAGGTGCAGAGTAACTCCCTGTGGGAGCTGAAGAGGGTGTACGAGGAAGCTTCCCGCCTGGGGAACCATTTCAAGAGGCttcagatgaggaggagacgaCAAGCCCACCGGGGATAG